The following are encoded together in the Iodobacter fluviatilis genome:
- a CDS encoding fimbria/pilus periplasmic chaperone: MMINKLSVLGMLAVLSAHSYSAITMDRTRVIISESQQSVSVGVSNNNKTFPYLAQAWIEAEDGKKISEPLVVVPPIQRVEANGKSQVKVVALPSLKALPQDRESVYYFNLREVPPRSDKPNVLQIALQTKVKLFYRPKSIEMESSSIQELMKEVTLVQEGDFYKLINPTPFHITVIDLKKLGTKKNSKDFLSVMVAPKSDKILSGVTVKNVGISPALTFINDYGGRPQLYFNCENGICKVSELKE, from the coding sequence ATGATGATTAATAAATTAAGTGTGCTAGGTATGCTTGCGGTGCTGAGTGCTCATTCATATTCTGCGATTACCATGGATCGTACTCGGGTAATTATAAGTGAAAGTCAACAATCCGTAAGTGTTGGAGTAAGTAATAATAATAAGACTTTTCCTTATCTGGCTCAAGCCTGGATTGAGGCTGAGGATGGAAAGAAAATTAGTGAGCCTTTGGTTGTTGTTCCGCCTATTCAGAGGGTAGAAGCGAATGGTAAAAGCCAAGTCAAAGTAGTCGCTTTGCCTTCGCTAAAAGCATTGCCGCAAGATAGAGAATCTGTTTACTACTTTAATTTACGTGAAGTTCCACCTCGTAGCGATAAGCCCAATGTATTGCAAATTGCATTGCAAACAAAAGTTAAATTGTTTTATCGACCTAAAAGCATTGAAATGGAATCTTCAAGTATTCAAGAGTTAATGAAGGAGGTTACACTGGTTCAAGAAGGGGATTTTTATAAATTAATTAATCCAACACCTTTTCACATTACGGTGATTGATCTAAAAAAACTAGGCACTAAAAAAAATTCTAAAGATTTTTTATCCGTAATGGTGGCGCCCAAAAGCGATAAAATTTTAAGTGGTGTTACTGTAAAAAATGTTGGTATTTCACCTGCTTTAACTTTTATTAATGATTATGGTGGGCGTCCGCAACTTTATTTTAATTGTGAAAATGGAATATGCAAAGTTTCCGAGTTGAAAGAATAA
- the glgX gene encoding glycogen debranching protein GlgX: MKLEEGTPYPLGATFDGDGVNFALFSEYATRVELCLFDASGVNEAARFELTECSNSIWHGYLPDAPAGLVYGYRVHGPYAPQQGHRFNPNKVLLDPYARAIVGEFTNDPRSFGYQEDQPALLDPIDNAAIALKGKVVAELYDWGSEKAPRIPWVETVVYEAHVRGMTMLHPDVPEDIRGSYAGLAHPAVLAHLKKIGITAIELLPVHFFIDESHLLRQGLSNYWGYNSLGFFAPETHYWSGREGTTPLSEFRDMVKALHAVGIEVLLDVVFNHTAESSDMGPTLSWRGIDNANYYVLRTGQLDQYENWTGCGNVLNLSHPRVLQMVMDSLRYWVSQCHVDGFRFDLAPILGRVDHHFSPQAPFFIAIQQDPLLSGVKLIAEPWDIGNGGYQLGHFPNGWVEWSDQFRDVMRKFWLHDGVHRALFAQRFAASSDSFHRQGRRPVSVVNFICAHDGFNLRDMVSYNHKHNQANKEHNRDGHNHNLSWNCGEEGPSKDAGVNILRLRSLKAMLATVLLAQGTPMFLAGDELGHTQQGNNNAYCQDNEINWLNWEKAEPGLAEYVGELIAIRKSCAVLISGRWWTGIHDEWGRADVEWLNPSGAPLHSHDWQDAGGRAMMIQLDGRLLIMINASAHQVHFRLPAGMWCLRLASTGDAESAINPHDCRVAARSVTILESS; encoded by the coding sequence ATGAAGCTAGAAGAAGGTACGCCGTATCCGCTAGGGGCAACCTTTGATGGTGATGGTGTTAATTTTGCTTTGTTTTCAGAGTATGCCACGCGTGTTGAGCTATGCCTGTTTGATGCATCGGGTGTTAATGAAGCCGCGCGTTTTGAGCTGACCGAATGCAGCAACAGTATCTGGCATGGCTATCTGCCCGATGCCCCTGCTGGGCTGGTGTATGGCTACCGCGTGCACGGGCCTTATGCGCCGCAGCAAGGCCACCGTTTTAATCCAAATAAAGTATTGCTAGACCCTTATGCCCGCGCCATTGTGGGTGAGTTTACTAATGACCCACGCAGCTTTGGTTATCAAGAAGACCAGCCAGCGCTGCTAGACCCCATTGATAATGCGGCGATTGCGTTAAAAGGCAAGGTGGTTGCCGAGCTCTACGATTGGGGGAGTGAAAAAGCGCCACGTATCCCTTGGGTAGAAACGGTGGTATACGAGGCGCATGTGCGCGGCATGACTATGCTGCACCCCGATGTGCCAGAGGATATCCGAGGCAGCTACGCAGGGCTGGCTCATCCTGCGGTATTAGCACATCTAAAAAAAATTGGCATTACTGCTATTGAATTACTGCCAGTGCATTTTTTTATTGATGAATCGCATTTATTAAGACAAGGATTAAGTAATTATTGGGGTTATAACAGTTTAGGATTTTTCGCACCGGAAACGCATTATTGGTCTGGGCGGGAAGGTACTACGCCATTGTCTGAATTCAGAGATATGGTAAAAGCATTGCATGCCGTGGGAATTGAAGTATTACTCGATGTGGTATTTAACCATACCGCTGAATCTAGCGACATGGGCCCAACTTTATCTTGGCGTGGCATAGATAACGCTAATTACTATGTATTAAGAACGGGCCAATTAGATCAGTACGAAAACTGGACGGGTTGTGGCAATGTCCTTAATTTAAGCCACCCTCGCGTATTGCAAATGGTGATGGATAGCCTGCGCTATTGGGTGAGTCAATGCCATGTGGATGGGTTTAGATTTGATCTAGCGCCAATTTTAGGGCGGGTCGATCATCATTTTAGCCCGCAAGCCCCGTTTTTTATTGCAATTCAGCAAGACCCACTCTTATCTGGTGTAAAACTCATTGCCGAGCCTTGGGATATTGGTAATGGTGGCTATCAATTAGGGCACTTTCCAAATGGCTGGGTGGAATGGTCAGATCAGTTTCGCGATGTGATGCGCAAATTCTGGCTGCATGATGGCGTACACCGTGCCTTATTTGCCCAGCGTTTTGCGGCATCCAGTGATTCATTCCATAGGCAGGGTCGACGGCCGGTTTCGGTGGTGAATTTTATTTGCGCACACGATGGGTTTAATTTGCGTGACATGGTTTCATATAATCATAAGCATAATCAGGCGAATAAAGAACACAATCGGGACGGGCATAACCATAACCTGAGCTGGAATTGCGGCGAGGAAGGCCCAAGCAAAGATGCGGGGGTTAATATCTTGCGATTACGCAGCTTGAAAGCTATGCTGGCAACCGTTTTGCTGGCGCAGGGTACGCCGATGTTTTTGGCTGGAGACGAGCTAGGGCATACTCAGCAGGGTAATAACAATGCTTATTGTCAGGATAATGAAATAAACTGGCTGAATTGGGAAAAAGCCGAGCCTGGCCTTGCTGAATATGTAGGGGAGCTCATCGCAATTCGTAAATCCTGTGCGGTACTGATTTCTGGCCGCTGGTGGACGGGCATTCATGATGAATGGGGTAGGGCTGATGTGGAGTGGCTAAATCCCTCTGGCGCACCGCTGCATTCGCACGATTGGCAGGATGCAGGCGGGCGGGCGATGATGATTCAGCTGGATGGCCGCTTACTCATCATGATTAATGCCTCGGCGCATCAGGTGCATTTCAGATTGCCCGCAGGGATGTGGTGCCTGAGACTAGCTAGTACGGGAGATGCGGAATCAGCAATCAACCCCCACGATTGCCGAGTTGCCGCAAGGAGTGTGACGATTTTGGAGAGTAGTTGA
- a CDS encoding alpha-D-glucose phosphate-specific phosphoglucomutase: MKVIHTQPIAGQRPGTSGLRKKVTVFQQPHYLENFVQAIFDAVPALKGGTLVLGGDGRFYNRVAVQIILKMAAANGVAQVILGRGGILSTPAASSVIRKYAATGGIVLSASHNPGGADGDFGIKYNTDNGGPAAEKITEAIYQHTTRISQYQISDAADLDLDVLGSFSVAGMAVEIIDPVADYAVLMQDLFDFDAIRAWFAAGKRMQFDAMSAVAGPYAVEIIEGLLAAPCGTVVNGVPLEDFGGHHPDPNPAHATALIAAMSAANAPDFGAASDGDADRNMVLGRNFVVTPSDSLAVLAANATLVPGYRKGLVGVARSMPTSAAVDAVAKALGIACYETPTGWKFFGNLLDAGKVTLCGEESYGTGSDHVREKDGVWAVLFWLNLLAVTGKSVEEIITAHWARFGRHIYSRHDFEGIASESAEQLMAALRSQLPELVGQTLGGQEIHLADDFAYDDPVDGSHSAKQGVRIIFANGDRIIYRLSGTGTAGATLRVYLEKYQADVTQDGVEAQLALAGLIDISRELAKITAFTGMAQPTVVT, from the coding sequence TTGAAAGTCATCCACACACAGCCTATCGCTGGTCAACGCCCCGGCACTTCGGGTTTGCGCAAGAAAGTCACCGTATTTCAACAGCCGCATTATTTAGAAAACTTTGTCCAAGCCATTTTTGATGCTGTGCCTGCACTCAAGGGCGGAACCTTGGTGTTGGGTGGGGACGGGCGTTTTTATAATCGTGTGGCGGTGCAGATTATTTTGAAAATGGCAGCGGCTAATGGCGTCGCTCAGGTGATCCTCGGGCGGGGCGGTATTTTATCCACCCCAGCGGCGAGCAGCGTGATTCGTAAATACGCGGCCACAGGCGGGATTGTTTTATCAGCGTCCCATAACCCAGGCGGAGCAGATGGCGATTTTGGCATTAAATACAATACCGATAACGGCGGCCCCGCAGCAGAAAAAATCACTGAAGCCATTTACCAGCACACCACCCGCATCAGCCAATACCAGATCAGCGATGCGGCTGATTTAGATTTAGACGTATTAGGCAGCTTTAGCGTGGCAGGTATGGCGGTGGAGATCATCGATCCGGTGGCTGATTACGCCGTACTGATGCAGGATTTATTTGATTTTGATGCCATCCGCGCATGGTTTGCTGCGGGCAAGCGCATGCAATTTGATGCCATGTCGGCAGTGGCTGGCCCTTATGCTGTTGAGATTATCGAAGGCCTGCTCGCCGCGCCGTGCGGCACGGTGGTGAATGGTGTGCCGCTGGAAGACTTTGGCGGCCATCATCCAGACCCTAATCCCGCCCATGCAACGGCGCTGATTGCCGCGATGTCGGCAGCCAATGCACCAGACTTTGGCGCGGCCAGTGATGGCGATGCGGATCGGAATATGGTGCTGGGCCGCAACTTTGTGGTAACGCCATCGGATAGCTTGGCCGTATTGGCCGCGAACGCTACTTTGGTTCCGGGTTATCGCAAAGGCTTGGTCGGAGTGGCTAGATCCATGCCAACCTCTGCAGCGGTGGATGCCGTAGCCAAAGCACTGGGTATCGCCTGCTATGAAACGCCAACCGGCTGGAAATTTTTTGGCAATTTGCTTGATGCGGGCAAGGTCACGCTCTGCGGCGAGGAAAGCTATGGCACAGGTTCGGATCATGTGCGGGAAAAAGACGGCGTGTGGGCGGTATTGTTCTGGCTGAATCTGCTGGCGGTCACGGGCAAATCGGTTGAAGAAATCATCACCGCGCATTGGGCACGTTTTGGCAGGCATATTTATTCCCGCCATGATTTTGAAGGCATTGCTAGTGAATCTGCCGAGCAGTTAATGGCCGCACTACGCTCACAGCTGCCTGAGTTAGTTGGACAAACGCTAGGTGGGCAAGAAATTCATCTTGCCGATGATTTTGCTTACGATGATCCAGTCGATGGCTCGCACAGCGCCAAGCAAGGCGTGCGGATTATTTTTGCCAACGGTGACCGAATTATTTACCGGCTTTCAGGCACCGGTACGGCTGGGGCAACGCTCAGGGTTTACTTGGAAAAATATCAGGCAGATGTCACTCAGGATGGCGTGGAGGCACAGCTTGCTTTAGCGGGCTTGATTGATATTTCACGAGAATTAGCAAAAATTACGGCATTTACAGGAATGGCGCAGCCTACCGTTGTGACTTAG
- a CDS encoding fimbrial protein — translation MSVFSFFCFSGRVPAQCSKSCFSMLCKVFLSLIFFLYAQNAAAFECEYRGNYVDNNGQTELRLDVELAPEIHGGYNELVKFNEVFCANTVPNSGITDTLYLNNLDFRGGLTGAGAGAIVQGVKYIPPFTSKIHIVTLGPGEKKSLPVSLFVDVGDTPSEALKIKKGELFAIFRMKQDSSHDGGQYFNFNFYALNDVGVVTNTCDVNGGEQIDVDFGQVDKYLLTNDTNSAVKSVEVPLSIRCSQSAFTGPVGIELLATPAAFNQDFIQTTLGSDKNKIGVAMLDASRNVVRPGRKLTSYISNGFGSTSVSFVPVKNSTITNDQLPVGAFSASATLVVSTP, via the coding sequence ATGTCGGTCTTTTCTTTTTTTTGTTTTTCAGGGCGCGTACCTGCTCAATGTTCAAAATCGTGTTTTTCAATGCTTTGTAAAGTTTTTTTGTCTTTAATATTTTTTTTGTATGCTCAGAACGCAGCTGCTTTTGAGTGTGAATATCGAGGTAATTATGTTGATAATAATGGCCAGACAGAGTTGCGCCTGGATGTAGAGTTGGCCCCTGAAATACACGGAGGCTATAATGAACTTGTAAAGTTTAATGAGGTATTCTGTGCTAATACCGTGCCTAACTCAGGTATTACAGATACGTTATATCTTAATAATCTGGATTTTAGAGGAGGGCTTACAGGAGCTGGTGCGGGTGCAATTGTACAGGGCGTTAAATATATACCACCATTTACAAGCAAAATTCATATTGTTACATTGGGGCCTGGGGAGAAAAAGTCGCTTCCGGTGTCTTTGTTTGTTGATGTGGGTGATACGCCTTCGGAAGCGCTAAAAATTAAAAAAGGCGAGCTATTTGCTATTTTTCGTATGAAGCAGGATAGTTCTCACGATGGTGGGCAATATTTTAATTTTAATTTCTATGCGCTCAATGATGTTGGCGTAGTAACAAATACCTGTGATGTTAATGGGGGAGAGCAAATTGATGTTGATTTTGGCCAAGTAGATAAATATCTACTTACGAATGATACGAATTCGGCAGTTAAATCGGTTGAGGTTCCCTTAAGTATTAGGTGTAGTCAATCTGCTTTCACTGGGCCAGTGGGGATAGAATTATTGGCAACGCCTGCTGCTTTTAATCAGGATTTTATTCAAACTACTTTGGGTTCTGATAAGAATAAAATAGGTGTGGCGATGCTGGATGCGAGCCGGAATGTGGTTAGGCCGGGGCGAAAGCTAACTAGCTATATCAGTAATGGGTTTGGATCGACCTCGGTTTCCTTTGTGCCGGTGAAAAATAGCACTATTACCAATGATCAACTGCCTGTGGGCGCTTTTAGTGCATCAGCTACCTTGGTGGTGAGTACGCCATAG
- a CDS encoding fimbrial protein, whose product MKYLLIMLMGGIYLYSASVFAAPSMNSSRAGSSGMTNVRISGELVAPACSLEGDIEVDFGTIIDKDLYLNQRINGEIFEIKLLRCSQSMVGKDVTFLFGGSESTQLPGLIKTTEANSGIAIGLEMLDKTPLSFNKQTPGFEIANPGNNTIKLRAYVQAEPRALSDHSIRRGLFSATSTLVIYYQ is encoded by the coding sequence TTGAAATATCTGTTGATAATGTTGATGGGGGGTATTTATTTATATTCCGCCAGCGTATTCGCTGCGCCATCGATGAATTCAAGTCGCGCTGGATCATCAGGTATGACGAATGTTAGGATTAGTGGGGAGTTAGTTGCACCTGCATGTAGTTTGGAGGGGGATATTGAGGTAGATTTTGGTACAATTATAGATAAAGATTTATATTTGAATCAGCGAATAAATGGTGAAATATTCGAGATAAAATTACTTCGATGTAGTCAAAGTATGGTTGGGAAGGATGTTACTTTTTTATTTGGAGGCAGTGAAAGTACTCAGCTTCCAGGTTTAATTAAAACAACCGAAGCTAATTCTGGTATCGCAATTGGATTAGAGATGCTGGATAAAACACCGTTATCATTTAACAAACAAACACCAGGGTTTGAAATTGCCAACCCTGGTAATAATACAATTAAATTAAGAGCGTATGTTCAGGCGGAACCCAGAGCATTAAGTGATCATAGTATTAGGAGGGGGCTATTTAGCGCTACTTCTACTCTTGTCATATATTATCAATAA
- a CDS encoding fimbrial protein codes for MKLNKIVLGLSLTLAVASFANADQGHGEVKFKGAIIDAPCSIAPESQNQEVDFGLLSANELKKGGSSSKQFFNIKLLQCDATATTVTATFNGAAANGKSEWFALSGNTSQAGIVLTNADNSPIAPNSSSTLKIVEGNNTLNFGAWVEGFPVVSPAENTIVPGAFESLVTWTLAYS; via the coding sequence ATGAAGTTGAATAAAATTGTTTTAGGCCTTTCTCTTACATTGGCTGTAGCTTCTTTTGCAAATGCGGATCAAGGGCATGGTGAAGTGAAATTTAAGGGCGCTATTATTGATGCGCCTTGCTCAATTGCCCCAGAGAGCCAGAATCAAGAAGTGGATTTTGGTTTATTGTCTGCAAATGAATTAAAAAAAGGCGGTAGTAGTTCTAAGCAGTTTTTTAATATCAAATTATTGCAGTGTGATGCTACTGCTACAACTGTAACAGCTACTTTTAACGGTGCGGCTGCCAATGGTAAAAGTGAATGGTTTGCATTGAGTGGTAATACAAGTCAGGCAGGTATTGTTCTTACAAATGCTGACAATTCGCCAATCGCCCCGAATTCAAGCAGTACTCTTAAAATAGTCGAAGGCAATAACACCTTGAATTTTGGAGCATGGGTAGAGGGATTCCCTGTTGTTAGTCCAGCTGAAAATACGATTGTTCCGGGTGCATTTGAAAGTCTTGTGACTTGGACTTTGGCGTATTCTTAA
- the glgC gene encoding glucose-1-phosphate adenylyltransferase — translation MEAIDKLVLARQLPNQAVALVLAGGRGSRLKDLTNHRAKPAVHFGGKYRIIDFALSNCLNSGIRRIGVITQYKSHSLLRHLQRGWSFLRNEMNEFIDLLPAQQRVDEEHWYRGTADAVFQNLDIIRSYRAQYVVILAGDHIYKMDYSRMLLDHVENDAACTIACIEVDRVEASAFGVMAVDENRKITAFIEKPTDPPCMPNKSDKALASMGVYVFNADYINRMLAEDLADEESTHDFGKDIIPRIVAEGRALAHPFSASCVSSDPHSPPYWRDVGTVDAYWEANLDLASVLPDLDIYDKNWPIWTHQEQLSPAKFVQDINGSHGMTLNSLVSGGCIVSGSLVNNSVLFSKVRLHSFCTIDSAVILPSVTVGRSSRLRRCVIDRGCQIPEGTVIGEDRSKDEQRFYCSEGGVVLVTREMLAKL, via the coding sequence ATGGAAGCAATCGATAAGCTAGTTTTGGCGCGTCAACTCCCTAATCAAGCCGTTGCGCTGGTTTTGGCAGGAGGCCGAGGCTCTCGTTTAAAAGACTTAACCAATCATCGCGCCAAGCCTGCGGTGCATTTTGGTGGCAAATACCGGATTATTGATTTTGCCCTGTCTAATTGTTTAAATTCGGGAATTCGCCGAATTGGCGTGATTACCCAATATAAATCTCATAGCTTATTACGGCATTTGCAGCGTGGCTGGTCCTTTTTGCGCAATGAAATGAATGAGTTTATTGACCTTTTGCCCGCGCAGCAAAGGGTGGACGAAGAGCATTGGTATCGCGGCACGGCCGATGCGGTATTTCAAAATCTAGATATTATCCGCAGCTATAGAGCGCAATATGTGGTGATATTAGCGGGGGACCATATCTATAAAATGGATTATTCCCGCATGCTGCTTGATCATGTAGAAAACGATGCAGCGTGCACCATTGCCTGCATCGAAGTTGACCGAGTAGAAGCCTCTGCCTTTGGTGTAATGGCGGTGGATGAAAATAGAAAAATAACCGCCTTTATTGAAAAACCCACCGATCCGCCCTGCATGCCTAATAAAAGTGATAAAGCTTTGGCATCGATGGGCGTTTATGTTTTTAATGCTGATTATATTAACCGTATGCTGGCCGAAGATTTGGCCGATGAAGAATCCACCCACGATTTTGGCAAAGATATTATTCCGCGCATTGTGGCTGAAGGCCGCGCCTTGGCGCATCCCTTTAGTGCATCTTGTGTTTCTAGCGATCCCCATTCGCCACCCTATTGGCGCGATGTGGGTACGGTGGATGCCTATTGGGAGGCCAATTTAGATTTGGCATCGGTACTGCCTGATTTGGACATTTACGATAAAAACTGGCCAATATGGACGCACCAAGAGCAGCTTTCCCCCGCTAAATTTGTGCAAGATATCAATGGCAGCCACGGCATGACTTTAAATTCGCTTGTCTCTGGCGGCTGCATTGTTTCTGGCTCCTTAGTGAATAACTCGGTGCTGTTTTCTAAAGTGCGTTTGCATTCTTTTTGCACCATCGATTCCGCCGTGATCTTGCCCTCCGTTACCGTAGGCCGCTCCAGCCGCCTGCGCCGCTGCGTGATAGACCGCGGCTGTCAAATCCCTGAGGGCACGGTGATTGGCGAGGATCGCAGTAAAGACGAGCAGCGCTTTTACTGCTCCGAAGGTGGCGTGGTGCTGGTAACGAGGGAAATGTTGGCAAAGTTATAA
- a CDS encoding fimbria/pilus outer membrane usher protein — translation MDSFRVKQVRIRHSVLMALFFLGAYSQVSAEVRFNVNALDLEDRENIDLERFSAAGFVLPGIYRMGVRINDRVLPEQEVLFFVPKESSKESVPCLTPKLVKQFEFKEEVNQKLVWSEGGQCLNLSELTWLEARGNLQKNTVQVSVPHIYQKYTVDNWDPPSSWDDGIGGIMLDYNLNGMYRRDLNSSSSTKSLSGNGVLGVNYDAWRFRAAWQASANESSYSGDIQRDSSFTRFYAYRPIPELGAKLTVGESSLGSMVFDSFNFTGASINSEDKMLPPNLRGYAPEIVGFAKTNAKVTVSEQGRVVYETTVPAGPFRIQELHSAISGALDVRIEEQDGSISEYQMNTANIPYLSRPGSVRYRLSIGQATEYVRENKGVTFAAGEYSWGVSNGLSLYGGAVVGDGYSSFALGLGRDLWSFGAVSFDTTHAIAKGVSQEDISGNSYKLSYSKRFDEYNSQVTFAGYRFSDKTFMNMNEYLNRLNEGDTRGNGKDMYRLMFNKTFDSGLSAYISFDRETYWDRETTNYYNLSVSDSFSIGNIKNASVNLSIYKNIRDNTENNGVYLSFSFPLGNGNSVDLNTNYANGSSTNTIGYYGRLDENSSYRVSAGNGENQTARGGAYYRHTGSIGDYSVNAGFQDSAYQSLGMSAQGGMTLTAEGGALHRLSTLGGARLLVDTGGVSNVPVLGNGKATFTNGLGNAVVSDVDSYSRSAVKVDLNKLPDNVEASGAVVQMTLTEGAIGYKKMDVIAGYKAMAVLKLDDGTSPPFGAQVMNKDKRQVAIVGEGGSVYLTGLNPGMQMMVNWGDSEQCIMIVPKDAEFGKGFNVNLNLECKMNNK, via the coding sequence ATGGATTCATTTCGTGTGAAGCAGGTACGTATTAGACATTCGGTATTGATGGCACTATTTTTTTTGGGGGCATATTCTCAGGTTAGTGCCGAGGTTCGGTTTAATGTTAATGCCCTTGATCTGGAAGATCGTGAAAATATTGATCTTGAGCGGTTTTCTGCCGCGGGTTTTGTTTTGCCCGGGATTTATCGCATGGGCGTACGCATTAATGATCGAGTGCTTCCAGAGCAGGAGGTACTTTTTTTTGTGCCGAAAGAGAGTTCTAAAGAGAGCGTGCCGTGCTTGACTCCCAAATTGGTAAAACAGTTTGAATTTAAAGAAGAAGTGAACCAGAAATTAGTTTGGTCAGAGGGGGGACAATGTCTGAATTTGAGTGAACTAACATGGCTTGAAGCACGTGGTAATTTGCAGAAAAATACTGTTCAAGTGAGTGTTCCTCATATTTATCAAAAATATACTGTAGACAATTGGGATCCGCCAAGTAGTTGGGATGATGGTATCGGTGGAATAATGCTGGATTATAATCTGAATGGAATGTATCGCCGCGATCTGAACTCCTCATCCAGTACTAAATCGTTGAGCGGCAATGGTGTGTTAGGTGTGAATTACGATGCTTGGCGATTTAGGGCGGCTTGGCAGGCATCCGCGAACGAAAGTAGTTATAGCGGAGATATTCAGCGAGATTCAAGCTTTACCCGTTTTTACGCTTATCGGCCTATTCCAGAGCTAGGGGCAAAGTTGACAGTTGGTGAGAGTTCACTTGGGTCAATGGTATTTGATAGTTTTAACTTTACGGGCGCGTCAATTAATTCTGAAGATAAGATGTTGCCTCCTAATTTGCGTGGGTATGCGCCTGAGATTGTCGGCTTTGCAAAAACAAATGCCAAGGTTACGGTAAGTGAGCAAGGTCGCGTAGTGTACGAAACCACGGTACCTGCAGGTCCTTTTCGGATTCAGGAGTTGCACTCAGCGATAAGTGGCGCCTTGGATGTACGAATTGAAGAGCAGGATGGGAGTATTAGTGAGTATCAAATGAATACTGCCAATATTCCGTATTTAAGTCGCCCAGGGAGTGTTCGCTATCGTTTGTCTATAGGTCAGGCCACTGAGTATGTGCGTGAAAACAAAGGTGTGACATTTGCTGCCGGGGAATATTCTTGGGGGGTGAGTAACGGCCTTTCTTTATATGGCGGCGCTGTAGTCGGTGATGGGTATAGCTCTTTTGCTCTTGGATTAGGACGGGATCTTTGGTCTTTCGGTGCAGTTTCTTTTGATACTACGCATGCTATAGCCAAAGGAGTATCGCAAGAGGATATATCTGGTAATTCATATAAATTAAGCTACTCTAAACGCTTTGATGAATACAATAGCCAAGTAACTTTTGCTGGTTATCGTTTTTCTGACAAAACATTTATGAATATGAATGAGTATTTGAATAGATTGAATGAAGGAGATACGCGCGGTAATGGTAAGGATATGTACAGGTTGATGTTTAATAAGACATTTGATTCTGGCCTTTCTGCGTATATAAGCTTTGATAGAGAAACATACTGGGATAGAGAAACCACTAATTATTATAATTTATCTGTTTCTGATTCTTTTAGTATTGGTAATATTAAAAATGCCAGTGTAAATTTATCAATATATAAAAACATAAGAGATAATACTGAAAACAACGGCGTTTATTTGTCTTTTTCTTTTCCGCTGGGTAATGGTAATAGTGTGGATTTAAATACTAATTATGCAAATGGAAGTTCGACCAATACGATTGGTTACTATGGCAGGTTGGATGAAAATAGTAGCTATCGTGTTAGTGCGGGTAATGGAGAAAATCAGACCGCTAGAGGCGGTGCTTATTATCGCCACACTGGCAGCATTGGTGATTACTCTGTTAATGCAGGCTTTCAGGATTCAGCGTATCAATCTCTTGGTATGTCAGCTCAAGGGGGTATGACATTAACGGCTGAGGGCGGGGCGTTACATCGTTTGTCCACTCTTGGGGGAGCTCGTCTCTTGGTTGATACGGGAGGTGTAAGTAATGTGCCGGTTCTTGGGAATGGTAAGGCAACGTTCACCAATGGATTGGGTAATGCAGTAGTGAGTGATGTCGATAGCTATAGCCGAAGTGCTGTAAAAGTGGATTTAAATAAATTGCCTGATAATGTTGAAGCATCAGGGGCTGTGGTGCAAATGACATTAACTGAAGGGGCTATTGGCTATAAGAAAATGGATGTTATAGCGGGCTATAAAGCAATGGCAGTGTTGAAATTGGATGACGGTACATCTCCCCCATTTGGTGCGCAGGTGATGAATAAAGATAAACGCCAGGTGGCTATCGTCGGGGAGGGGGGCAGTGTTTATTTGACGGGCTTAAATCCGGGAATGCAAATGATGGTTAATTGGGGTGATTCAGAGCAGTGCATAATGATCGTGCCGAAAGATGCAGAATTTGGTAAGGGGTTTAATGTTAATTTAAATTTAGAATGTAAAATGAATAATAAGTAA